Proteins from a genomic interval of Acetobacterium woodii DSM 1030:
- a CDS encoding metallophosphoesterase — translation MKSSKYFSLTCLKIANKLLGVYTSRCDDAQEMTVESNILMSDSLENPPVNDIVQTITLKFNQALDPATLADAIELYRIDQHGNAVKEACCVKIDRMDATVIQINNQEITRFAQGEAYQLVIKDTLGSKTKGALGCDYVGYFATNVDFNFAGNSELNNERTQIIIASDFHLGVDDSFAELQKNKKALVAFLNQVKNSPDVKELVIGGDLLDEWFLPMDYQMPDSEAAFFDQVAANNQAIVEAFNAIINAGEIKVTYVPGNHDLLLTADDVKRIFPGINQARDDLQGLGSYVTGPNSEIVIEHGHKYNFFCTPDPLSNRNITNNNTSILPPGYFFTRIATTCVVEGHPQSNNVFAEMIPNKDDESQFNAYLYYQTWKAILSTLPVKEGFDDKVLKTNIDGFTENYAINDCIPQQEKETGIIDMTLYQHIQDTWEERQAINGIAVKIPTSEAITKAAVDEFTDIQAQTQYFDLDPSKRIVVFGHTHVADVIPMTNCENKKTIYANSGTWIDNGQGYPTRTFVVITPAKADSAIETVNLYQYLPDQTIVQWTEGQALHI, via the coding sequence TACTGGGGGTCTATACATCAAGATGTGATGATGCGCAAGAAATGACGGTCGAGTCCAACATTTTAATGTCCGATAGTTTGGAGAATCCGCCGGTTAATGATATCGTACAGACGATCACCTTAAAATTTAATCAAGCGCTTGATCCGGCAACGCTTGCCGATGCGATTGAACTCTACCGAATTGACCAACACGGGAATGCTGTTAAAGAGGCCTGTTGCGTTAAAATTGATCGTATGGATGCGACGGTGATACAAATTAATAATCAGGAGATTACCCGGTTTGCTCAAGGTGAAGCGTATCAGTTGGTCATAAAAGACACCTTGGGTTCAAAAACAAAAGGAGCACTGGGCTGTGATTATGTTGGCTATTTTGCGACCAACGTTGATTTTAACTTCGCTGGTAATTCCGAATTAAACAATGAACGAACGCAAATCATCATTGCCAGCGATTTTCATTTGGGAGTTGATGATTCTTTTGCGGAGCTTCAAAAAAATAAAAAAGCTTTGGTGGCCTTTTTAAATCAGGTAAAAAACTCGCCTGATGTGAAAGAATTGGTTATTGGCGGCGATTTGCTCGATGAATGGTTTTTACCGATGGATTATCAAATGCCTGATTCCGAAGCGGCGTTTTTTGATCAAGTGGCGGCAAACAACCAAGCCATCGTGGAAGCCTTTAATGCGATTATTAACGCCGGCGAAATAAAGGTAACCTATGTACCGGGAAACCACGATTTATTACTGACAGCAGACGATGTAAAGCGGATTTTTCCGGGAATTAATCAGGCTCGCGATGATTTGCAGGGCCTGGGATCTTACGTGACGGGACCAAATTCTGAAATTGTTATTGAACATGGACATAAATATAATTTCTTTTGTACGCCAGATCCTTTATCAAATAGGAATATTACGAATAACAACACCTCCATTTTGCCGCCCGGTTATTTCTTTACCCGGATCGCCACGACCTGTGTGGTTGAAGGGCATCCGCAATCGAACAATGTTTTTGCAGAAATGATCCCGAACAAAGATGATGAAAGTCAATTTAATGCTTATTTGTATTATCAAACCTGGAAAGCGATTCTATCAACATTGCCGGTTAAAGAAGGCTTTGATGATAAAGTTTTGAAAACCAATATTGATGGATTTACTGAAAACTATGCCATTAACGATTGTATTCCCCAACAAGAAAAAGAAACGGGAATCATTGATATGACCTTGTATCAACATATTCAGGATACCTGGGAAGAAAGACAAGCCATTAATGGGATCGCGGTCAAAATCCCGACCAGCGAAGCGATTACCAAGGCAGCGGTTGATGAGTTTACCGATATTCAAGCGCAAACCCAATATTTTGATTTAGACCCTTCGAAACGAATTGTTGTTTTTGGCCATACGCATGTTGCTGATGTGATCCCGATGACCAATTGTGAAAATAAAAAAACAATTTATGCCAACAGCGGCACCTGGATTGATAATGGTCAAGGGTATCCAACCCGAACCTTTGTTGTGATTACGCCGGCGAAAGCGGATTCGGCCATTGAAACGGTCAATCTTTATCAATATTTGCCGGATCAGACCATTGTTCAATGGACCGAAGGTCAGGCTCTCCACATCTAG
- a CDS encoding GGDEF domain-containing protein, producing MKKLRVLICALNPYAAYHEEDASTFRKTLLCENIRRLKIIGIIGITINFLLLALYFLEDGIPGLTTYEAYIRIIWNISGLIYIFGVGKPQSPNEVTKRQFFFFYLAVALCPLYSSLIITVLSVDQSSTFIYIINVLLIGSFLYLSFGAMLAIITPSFLILFHAILFLPNSVFSAQGNLANAIASTIFAVIIAQTLLVSKLNQLANMKTIVAQKRELEYLIDLDGLTRIPNRRKLESYFLYHLEPPFTLLMIDIDNFKNYNDTYGHLAGDHCLFQVAQSLFHYPIDGLTARYGGEEFVMIIKHHDPDTIKTVIENIRHSIELLQIPHEASSFGIVTISIGYVVYNADGIHPLNENDPFLDLDSFISKADQALYAAKNNGRNQIIEFK from the coding sequence ATGAAAAAATTACGTGTATTGATTTGCGCCCTCAATCCTTATGCTGCTTATCACGAAGAAGATGCCTCAACATTTAGAAAAACACTGCTGTGTGAAAATATTAGACGTTTGAAAATAATTGGCATCATTGGCATTACAATCAATTTTCTATTATTAGCTCTCTATTTTTTAGAAGATGGTATTCCCGGCTTGACGACTTATGAAGCTTATATACGAATTATCTGGAACATCTCCGGTCTTATTTATATTTTCGGAGTTGGCAAACCGCAATCGCCGAATGAAGTAACCAAGAGGCAATTCTTCTTTTTTTATCTTGCCGTCGCTTTATGCCCGCTTTATTCAAGTCTGATTATTACTGTTTTATCAGTTGACCAAAGTTCAACTTTTATCTATATCATTAACGTTTTACTGATTGGAAGTTTTTTATATTTATCCTTTGGTGCCATGCTCGCAATTATTACGCCAAGCTTTTTAATCCTTTTTCATGCCATCCTGTTTTTGCCGAATTCGGTATTCTCGGCACAGGGAAACCTCGCCAATGCGATCGCAAGTACAATCTTTGCGGTTATTATCGCTCAAACACTTCTTGTATCCAAACTCAATCAGCTCGCCAACATGAAAACAATCGTTGCTCAAAAAAGAGAATTGGAATATCTCATCGATCTGGATGGTTTAACCCGTATTCCCAATCGTCGAAAACTCGAAAGTTACTTTTTATATCATTTAGAACCGCCATTTACTTTGCTCATGATCGACATTGACAATTTTAAAAACTATAACGACACCTACGGACATTTAGCCGGTGATCACTGCCTTTTTCAGGTTGCCCAAAGTCTTTTTCATTATCCAATTGATGGTTTAACCGCCCGGTACGGTGGTGAAGAATTTGTCATGATTATTAAACACCACGACCCCGATACCATTAAAACTGTAATTGAAAACATTCGGCATTCCATCGAATTATTACAGATTCCTCATGAAGCTTCATCTTTTGGAATTGTTACCATCAGTATTGGTTATGTCGTTTACAACGCCGATGGTATTCATCCGCTCAACGAAAACGACCCCTTTTTAGATCTTGATTCATTTATTTCAAAAGCAGATCAAGCTTTGTATGCAGCTAAAAATAACGGTCGAAATCAGATAATTGAGTTTAAATAG
- a CDS encoding DNA-deoxyinosine glycosylase, whose amino-acid sequence MEHPFEPIYNNVSQILILGSFPSVKSRAAEFYYHHPQNRFWKVISALTDAPEPKTIAAKKALLLEQRIAVWDVIYSCDIVGSSDASIKNVVPNDIAKLLNKTSIKTVYANGGKAAELYNRYCYQQTNKKIIKLPSTSPANARYSLEKLIECWSQAMIRA is encoded by the coding sequence ATGGAGCATCCGTTTGAACCAATCTATAATAACGTGTCGCAAATTTTGATCTTAGGGTCGTTTCCGTCGGTAAAATCACGCGCAGCAGAATTTTATTATCATCATCCGCAAAACCGCTTTTGGAAGGTTATTAGTGCCCTTACGGACGCACCGGAACCAAAAACCATTGCCGCCAAAAAAGCATTGTTGTTAGAACAGCGGATTGCCGTTTGGGATGTTATTTATTCCTGTGATATTGTGGGATCGAGTGATGCATCAATTAAAAATGTTGTTCCTAATGATATTGCAAAGTTGCTGAATAAAACCAGCATTAAAACCGTTTATGCCAATGGCGGCAAAGCCGCGGAGTTGTATAACCGATACTGTTATCAACAAACGAATAAAAAAATCATTAAACTACCATCAACAAGTCCGGCTAATGCCAGGTATTCGCTGGAGAAACTGATCGAATGCTGGAGCCAGGCAATGATACGGGCCTGA
- a CDS encoding AAA family ATPase, which produces MDLLKILKFLFPEYQIIESVKRYGFIAKSKTTSAVSQSVSVNQRGMQSQVQTQPQGKPLQKQQANAKTSGDAVVYSGKTNVKVAGNQIDNRIENAKRVVLNQFVGQRAAIDELFIAFKRPLVVGVQNDKPKNTFIMIGPESMGKNSLIDTAISALNQEKLLNYSTISKVELSLYPTQSEESLFLSDLYKALYASSDVIVFKDAEKCHAGMLSVIAGLVIMGKYQLGARYTMQNNNLVEATGVLMQNSISEISANNKYFIFVTPLSENKISDLFGSKFMENVADIIKFEPYSETEITEIARIILFALNIRCKNYLSVVLSYSEEFIQLCASKYKKVAGFKPVEDFITKDIYKALSEYKLRNTMNVNTNIFLNCINGAICAAMTENGESKTIDLTPFLPKKNTSNFDEIKKELLEVVGLTKVKEYVLDLENNLKVQQMREDAGHKTASLSMHMIFTGNPGTGKTMIARIIAKYLKIIGVLSTGHLREVSRADLVGQYLGHTAKQTNEVIQSALGGVLFIDEAYALCRDKNDIFGLEAIDALVKAIEDYRDDLVVILAGYKDEMEGFLKTNSGLKSRFPNIIDFEDYTALEMVQIADITAKSKGYKIADDCEDGLLRLFEKSQIKGRNDSGNGRLVRNVIEGAIIEQSKRIINAPKSEFDMLRHEDFKFDSFEKFDLEKSLGTIIGLENVKDFVRTQYRLLIANEKRRNAGIVVDSTQSLNMIFTGNPGTGKTTVARVVASMFKEMGLLKKGHLIETERGGLVAEYVGQTAQKTEEVFRNALGGVLFVDEAYALNSDNGSFGKEAIDTLVKLIEDYRGEIVVILAGYKKEMADFIKSNSGLESRFPLVIDFPDYKPDDLQAIALNMISVKGFTINEEAKTVLRDQVALAYKTATANSGNGRMVRNLIEKIMRNQSARIASVEDISKEGLTEILPEDIGVSNTSANTFDLEKSLSSVVGLTNVKNYVRSLYARLRMQSERKKIGLPVDNTQTLHMIFKGNPGTGKTMIARTVVEVLYNIGVIKTNKLVETDRAGLVAGYVGQTALKTTEKVSEAMDGVLFIDEAYSLAQGGANDFGREAIDTLVKLMDDNRERLVVILAGYSKNMDDFLLTNPGLKSRFANIIEFPDYSAEELMIIAGNLYSSKGYILCGGAKAKLFALFEKVLQEKAFGNGRYVRNVFERSVNKQALRLSSDMDLTRDELSTIEADDIEEV; this is translated from the coding sequence GTGGATTTACTTAAAATACTTAAATTCCTTTTTCCGGAATATCAAATTATTGAATCTGTCAAAAGGTATGGGTTTATTGCTAAAAGCAAAACTACTTCAGCTGTTTCCCAGAGCGTTTCTGTTAATCAAAGAGGTATGCAAAGTCAGGTACAGACTCAGCCACAGGGTAAGCCATTACAGAAGCAACAAGCGAATGCGAAAACATCTGGAGATGCAGTAGTTTATTCCGGCAAAACAAATGTAAAGGTTGCCGGCAATCAGATAGATAATAGAATCGAAAATGCTAAACGGGTTGTTCTAAATCAATTTGTCGGCCAACGGGCGGCTATTGATGAGCTTTTCATCGCCTTTAAACGACCGCTTGTTGTGGGTGTGCAAAATGATAAGCCTAAGAATACGTTTATTATGATAGGGCCTGAGAGTATGGGGAAAAACAGTCTCATAGATACGGCCATCAGCGCTTTGAATCAGGAAAAACTCCTGAACTATAGTACTATCTCCAAAGTCGAGCTGTCATTATATCCTACACAATCAGAAGAATCGCTTTTTCTGTCCGACTTATATAAAGCGCTTTACGCAAGTTCTGACGTAATTGTTTTTAAGGATGCTGAGAAATGCCACGCTGGTATGTTGAGCGTTATAGCTGGTCTTGTAATTATGGGGAAGTATCAACTCGGAGCCAGATATACCATGCAGAATAATAACCTCGTTGAGGCCACAGGCGTACTTATGCAAAACTCTATAAGTGAGATTTCAGCTAACAATAAATACTTCATTTTTGTAACACCGTTGTCCGAGAACAAAATATCCGATCTGTTCGGCTCAAAATTTATGGAGAATGTCGCAGATATTATTAAATTTGAACCATATTCGGAGACGGAAATAACTGAGATTGCAAGAATAATACTTTTTGCTTTGAATATCCGCTGTAAAAACTACCTATCAGTTGTATTGAGTTATTCTGAAGAGTTTATTCAGTTGTGCGCCTCAAAATATAAGAAGGTTGCTGGCTTTAAGCCGGTCGAGGATTTTATTACAAAAGATATCTACAAGGCGTTATCTGAATATAAGCTCCGAAATACCATGAATGTAAACACCAATATTTTTTTAAACTGCATTAATGGCGCTATCTGTGCAGCGATGACGGAGAATGGTGAATCAAAAACAATTGATTTAACTCCGTTCTTGCCTAAGAAAAACACTTCGAACTTTGACGAAATAAAAAAAGAGCTTTTAGAAGTAGTCGGGCTTACGAAAGTGAAAGAATATGTCCTTGATTTAGAGAACAATCTGAAAGTTCAGCAGATGCGAGAAGATGCGGGACATAAAACAGCATCTCTTTCAATGCATATGATTTTTACTGGCAATCCCGGTACAGGTAAAACGATGATCGCGAGAATTATCGCAAAATATTTAAAAATTATTGGTGTCTTGTCAACAGGACATCTACGAGAAGTGAGCCGTGCAGATCTTGTTGGACAATATCTGGGGCATACAGCAAAGCAAACAAATGAGGTTATTCAATCTGCACTTGGCGGGGTGCTGTTTATTGACGAGGCATACGCGCTTTGTCGTGATAAAAATGATATTTTCGGTCTTGAGGCAATTGACGCTTTAGTCAAAGCCATCGAAGATTACCGTGATGATTTGGTCGTTATCCTAGCTGGTTATAAGGACGAAATGGAAGGCTTTTTGAAAACGAATTCCGGTTTGAAATCAAGATTTCCCAATATTATTGACTTTGAAGATTACACCGCCTTGGAGATGGTGCAAATTGCTGATATAACAGCGAAATCTAAGGGATATAAGATAGCTGACGACTGTGAAGATGGCTTATTGCGCCTTTTTGAAAAGAGTCAAATCAAAGGCAGAAACGACAGCGGCAACGGCCGACTGGTTCGCAATGTAATCGAAGGGGCAATAATCGAGCAATCAAAACGAATTATAAACGCTCCCAAATCTGAATTTGATATGCTGCGACATGAAGACTTTAAGTTTGACAGCTTTGAAAAGTTCGATTTAGAAAAATCGCTAGGCACAATAATTGGCCTTGAGAATGTAAAAGACTTTGTAAGAACGCAGTATCGGCTTCTTATCGCAAATGAAAAAAGAAGAAACGCTGGTATTGTAGTTGACTCGACGCAATCTCTCAATATGATTTTTACAGGCAATCCCGGCACCGGCAAGACAACGGTTGCGCGTGTTGTTGCATCCATGTTTAAGGAAATGGGTTTATTAAAGAAAGGCCATTTGATAGAGACTGAACGGGGAGGTCTTGTGGCAGAATACGTTGGGCAAACGGCCCAAAAAACAGAAGAGGTTTTCCGAAATGCTTTAGGTGGCGTCCTGTTTGTTGATGAAGCCTACGCACTTAACAGCGATAACGGAAGCTTCGGTAAAGAAGCAATTGATACGCTGGTAAAGCTGATAGAAGACTACCGTGGTGAAATTGTGGTCATATTGGCAGGTTACAAGAAGGAAATGGCGGATTTTATTAAATCAAATTCCGGTCTTGAATCACGGTTCCCTTTAGTTATTGATTTTCCTGATTATAAACCCGATGATTTACAAGCCATCGCTTTGAATATGATTTCGGTGAAAGGCTTCACAATTAACGAAGAAGCAAAAACTGTTCTCAGAGATCAAGTTGCTCTTGCTTATAAAACTGCAACAGCGAATTCAGGGAATGGGCGGATGGTAAGGAATTTGATTGAGAAAATCATGAGGAATCAATCGGCAAGGATAGCTTCTGTTGAAGATATATCGAAAGAAGGACTTACCGAAATACTCCCTGAGGATATTGGGGTCAGTAATACGAGCGCAAATACATTTGACCTTGAAAAATCACTTTCATCGGTGGTTGGTTTAACTAATGTAAAAAATTATGTACGGAGCCTATATGCGCGCCTCAGAATGCAGAGCGAACGAAAGAAAATAGGGCTTCCAGTTGATAATACGCAAACTTTACATATGATTTTCAAAGGTAATCCAGGAACAGGAAAAACCATGATCGCCCGGACGGTTGTGGAGGTTCTCTATAATATTGGGGTTATTAAGACAAATAAGCTGGTCGAAACAGACCGGGCGGGGCTTGTAGCTGGATATGTTGGACAGACGGCATTAAAAACCACTGAGAAGGTTTCAGAAGCAATGGACGGGGTCTTGTTTATTGACGAGGCATACTCACTCGCTCAAGGTGGAGCGAACGATTTTGGCAGAGAGGCAATAGATACTCTCGTAAAACTTATGGATGATAACAGAGAGCGTCTCGTGGTTATCCTCGCGGGATACAGCAAAAACATGGATGACTTTCTCTTAACAAATCCAGGCCTTAAGTCCAGATTTGCAAACATAATTGAATTCCCAGACTATTCAGCTGAAGAATTGATGATCATTGCGGGCAACCTCTATTCATCCAAAGGATACATTTTATGTGGTGGCGCTAAAGCGAAACTATTTGCTTTATTTGAGAAAGTTCTACAAGAGAAGGCATTTGGCAATGGGCGTTATGTACGGAATGTTTTTGAGCGTTCCGTAAACAAACAAGCTCTACGCCTCAGTAGTGATATGGATTTAACTCGAGATGAGCTTTCAACAATTGAAGCTGACGATATTGAGGAGGTGTAG